In Verrucomicrobiia bacterium, one DNA window encodes the following:
- a CDS encoding SH3 domain-containing protein: MTKNRRTLKALSLLTAVLLMAPLGRAEEELPPLPKGPLMLTSVTPEQLNPDYWIKRIPNAETPIKTPAELSEFNEEIEDAIQERKNVFKLDASRRGAEVSEALESTYNTVSNRLLFGVDDQRIPKEFFEQKVKPVMAWETVPSRVKLKWGVAVRPASVRAVPTDVKMLEELGDIEFDQLQFTQIKTWTPVGILHTSPDGQWYYLQAPYSRGWVHAKDIALFPSRGEMKEYVKSTDYFVVTGESVRIYSDPELTASVGRASMGTVLPRAKLTPRTVWMPFRKSDGAVSLEKAYLDPQADVSAKFPAFSQANIIRQAFKLLGARYGWGGQYNGRDCSGFTHDVFLSLGAEIPRDSKYQSII, translated from the coding sequence TTGACCAAAAACCGCCGTACGCTCAAGGCTTTGTCTCTTTTGACGGCCGTCCTGCTCATGGCTCCTCTGGGCCGCGCGGAAGAAGAACTGCCTCCGCTTCCCAAAGGCCCGCTGATGCTGACCAGCGTCACGCCCGAACAGCTCAATCCCGACTACTGGATCAAGCGCATCCCGAATGCGGAAACGCCCATCAAGACGCCCGCGGAACTCAGCGAATTCAACGAGGAAATCGAAGACGCCATTCAGGAACGCAAAAACGTTTTCAAGCTGGATGCTTCGCGGCGGGGGGCGGAAGTCAGCGAGGCCCTGGAATCCACCTACAATACCGTCAGCAACCGCCTTCTGTTCGGGGTGGATGATCAGCGCATTCCCAAAGAATTTTTTGAACAGAAAGTGAAGCCCGTCATGGCCTGGGAAACCGTGCCCAGCCGCGTGAAATTGAAATGGGGCGTCGCGGTCAGGCCCGCGTCCGTCCGCGCGGTGCCGACCGATGTGAAAATGCTCGAGGAATTGGGCGACATTGAATTCGACCAGCTCCAGTTCACGCAGATCAAGACCTGGACGCCCGTCGGCATCCTGCACACGTCTCCCGACGGCCAGTGGTATTACCTGCAGGCGCCTTACTCGCGCGGGTGGGTGCACGCCAAAGACATCGCGCTGTTTCCTTCGCGCGGCGAGATGAAAGAATATGTGAAGTCGACGGACTATTTTGTGGTGACGGGCGAGAGCGTGAGAATTTATTCCGACCCGGAGCTTACGGCTTCGGTCGGCCGCGCGAGCATGGGCACTGTCCTTCCACGCGCGAAGCTGACCCCGCGCACGGTCTGGATGCCGTTCCGTAAATCCGACGGCGCGGTTTCCCTCGAAAAGGCTTATCTTGATCCTCAGGCGGACGTGTCGGCCAAGTTTCCGGCTTTCAGCCAGGCTAACATCATCCGCCAGGCTTTCAAGCTGCTGGGTGCGCGCTACGGATGGGGCGGGCAGTACAACGGCCGGGACTGCTCGGGCTTCACGCACGACGTGTTTCTCAGTTTGGGCGCGGAAATCCCGCGCGATTCCAAGTATCAGTCCATCATC